The following is a genomic window from Neurospora crassa OR74A linkage group III, whole genome shotgun sequence.
ACCACGGCTCGGCACTCGGCATGCGCGAGCTGCGAAGCTGCGTATGGGGATAGTCGTACATGACTTGTTCATACCCACTGCTCATCAACGACTTGAGCAGGTATACCGACAGACTCAGTTCCTTGAACAGCAGATGGCTGTTCAGGGGAAGCCTTTCAGGCCCTCACTGCATAGTCTTCAGGAAGCCGTCGAGATCGAAGCTTTCCTCGTACTGTGAATTATCCCACAGCTCCCCGAGGCCTTCGAGCCAAGCCGCTTTCTTGCCAGGTTGCCTGACATCGCCCGTCTCGATATCCACCATGTCCTCCTCCCTGCCCTCGAGGTTGTCCTTGTTCTTGCCCTCCGTTATGAGGTTTGGTCCGGCATCACCAAGGTTGAACAGATCAAGAATCTGATCCGTATCCATGGTCGCAAGTCCTGCATTCTGCTGGTTCACTACCGTACTGGCGACGTCGATCTTGAAACGTTGAAGACTGAGAATCTTCTCCTCAAGTGTTCCGCGGGTGATCAAGCGGTAAACGTTGACCACCTTCTTCTGACCGATACGATGGGCGCGGTCCATGGCCTGCAGATCCTTCTGCGGGTTCCAATCGTGCTCAACAAAGATAACAGTATCTGCACCAGTCAGGTTGAGACCAAGACCACCGACGCTCGTGGTGAGCAGCAACACATCGTATGATGGGTCACTGTTGAACTTGTTGACAATGTCCTGACGGCGGGTAGGGTCGACGGATCCGTCAAGACGAAGGTGAGATACCGAGGGAAGCATAGTCTTGAGGACGGTATTCTGAACCATATCCAACATTTCCTTCATCTGGCAGAAGATGAGTGCACGATGAGGCTTAATGGGCGTGTAGAGCGGATCGGACGATTCTTGACCTTCAACACCGATACCGCAGTCGACAAGCAAGTCTCGGAGTGCCGTGAGTTTGGGGGCATGGACCGGATCCTCGAGGCTCGTGTTTCGTTTGGCCAGGAATTTCTGTGTATCATCGTACTGCTTGTGACCGGGCTTCATGACGAGCGCAGGAGAGTTGCAAAGCTTGCGCATGTACTGCAGAGCTTGGAAAATATGGGCCTTGGCTTCCTTGTCATCACGGCCCGCCTCCTCGGTGATCTTCTTCGCCTCCCTCTTGGTGAAGTCCTCAAAAAGTTTGCGTTGAAGGTCGCTGAGGTCGCAATAGTAGTTCTGCAAAATCTTGGGTGGCAAGTCGTTAAGAACTTCCTCCTTGAGACGTCGCAAAAGGAAGGGCAGGACCTGCTTATGCAGCGCCTCAATAGCCAGAGCGCCTGCTTCTTGTTCCTTCGAGGACGCCTTGCTATATCGACTGTTGGCAATGGGCTTCGCGAATCTGTCAAGGAACACCTTTTCTGCACCCAAGAAGCCGGGCATGAGGAAGTCAAACAAAGACCATAATTCTAGCACATTGTTCTGGATCGGTGTACCGGTGAGGATAAGACGGTGGTTGCTGGCCAGTTGCTTGACGGCGATGGTGATCTTTGCTTTGGGGTTCTTGATCAAGTGTCCCTCATCAAGCACCACGTAGTTCCAACTGTATTTCTTGATGACATCGATGTCATTACGGCACACATCATAGGAGGTGATGACAATGTCGGTCTTGTCCAGAGTGTCTTTCATAGCCTTTCGCTCAGCAGGTGGACCAACGTAGGTCGTAACGCTGAGGAATGGAGCGTAGTTCTTGATCTCCTGCTGCCAATGTCCTGAAAGGGTGGGCGGGCAGACGATCAAAGACGGCAACCTTCTGACATCTGGCGCACCGGTCTTGGCAAACTCTTCAGCACGCTGATGATGGTCACTGGCGACAATGCAAATTGTCTGAAGCGTCTTGCCGAGGCCCATGTCGTCGCAGAGAATACCATGGAGGTGATATTTGTTGAGGAAATGGAGCCAGTTGACACCTTCCTGCTGGTAAGAACGCAGTTCTGCCTTGATGGCTACAGGAATCTGGAACGGCTCGACCTTCTTCGGGTCAAGCAGCTGCTGAATGAACGTTCGTTCACGGTCTCGGCCACGCAAGAGCTCCTCTGAAAGACCGGGAGGATCAGGAATTCCAGCCTCAAGAGGTACGAGCTTGACAAGAGTAGCGAATGATGTGGTCGCAATAAGACGGATGTTGTCATCGGAATCGCTCATACGACCAAGGACAGGCACGATCAGGAAAATCACATAGGGCAGGATGGCGTCTCCCATGACTGCAATCAAATGATAGATAACCTCAATGGCGCCCTGGCGGAAGTTGAGATCGACAGGGTTGTTGATTGAGGGCAGAACCTTTTCCACAAGTGCGGTCATACCATCGACAGTGATGACGGAGCAGATGGTGGCCATACACTTGGCAGCCATGTATCGGAAGACCGAAAGCTGGGACTGGAGAGCCTTGATGACAAAGGGCACTTGTTGCATGACGAATGAGTGAAGTGCGGTGTGGAGTGTTGGGGTCATGGTGCGAATGATGGACAGGGCATCCACAATCTCTTGACCAAACGTGCTCGAAGGATCTCTGGCCTCTGCTGGGAGTTCACCCGAGAAGGCTCTGACCAAAGGCTCCTCCATGAAGGTGCGGAGACTAGGCACCCGGCTCAAAAGCTCAGGTCCGTATGTCTGCGACAGCACCTCCAGAGCCTGCTTGGCACCGCGCCGAGTAATGTGAGCTTTCTTTGCTTCGAGCGCGTATTTAATTGGATCCTCGTGCTCGGCTCTGTCCTCCTCTTTGGACATGGAAAGAATAACGTTTGTCTTGTGAGCGTGCTGAGGGAACTCGGGGGTTTCCGCAGTTTCCACGCAAGTATACTTGACCAAGTTGGCAACAATCTTGTCACCAGGGCCGCGGCGGCCAGACTCGGTGAAGAGCTGTACCAGACGCGCGACGCTGGTAGCCGAGCGACCTTGAAGCAGATTGTTCTCCTCACCCTTGACGCTATCCATGATAGCCTTGATGAGTGGGCTGGGTTTCTTGGGTAGCACCTCCATGGATACCAAGGCGCATGCTGCTGCAGCACGGATCCGAGTATCGCGAGCTTCCTTTGCcgccttggcctcctcaatAGCAGTAACGACGAGATCGCGGGCATCATTGAGGTCCTTGACAGCAATCAGCCGCTGGCCAGGAGCCATGATCTTTTTGAGCCTCTCAAAATCTTCGTTGACAACCTTCTCAGCGTTCGCAATAGAGAAAGCGCCGGGACCAGCTTCGGGCTCGCCCTGTACCACGACAGCAAGAGTGGGCAACTTGCTCTGCGAAACCTTGCCATGATCTCGGCAAAGGTTAAGCAGCTGTTGCGATTGTGACCGTACTCGCTGCACATAGGTAACCAAGTCTCGGTAGTGGGATGGCCGTTCTTGCTCAATAATTGCGAGCAAGGGTTGGACGAAACGAGTTGATGCCTGACTGGAGGCGCTGTTCTTGGCGTACTCGTCAATGACAATGCTGGCAGTAAGCTGAGTTGAAGAGTATGCGGATGAGAGGGCCGGGATGATACTGGCATCGTAGGCTTCAACGGTTGATGGTGGGACCAGGGCCATGACTAAGCCCATGGCCTTGGCTGCCGAGACGCGGGAGCGGATCAGAACATCCATGCCAACGAGGTCGACATCTCCCTGCATCATGTGGCCATCGACATCGTGAGTATGGGAAGTTGGAGGAGGCTCGTCGACCTTGGTCGATTTTCTCCTCCGTTTGACAGTCCTGTCCGCGCCTTCGGGTGGCGATGACCTCCTGTTACCACCCGCGACAAGCCCTGGCATGGAATAGGTTCCGCCAGAAGGCTTCTGGAACAAGCTCGCATTCATGGGAATGGGGTTTCTAGACACACCGATAGGATGGAGCGTCAGCTGCATGAGCGTGTCCACATGTGGTCCAAACTCATCAGCGAGTATCGCAGGGTTGTTGTTAGCAAGTGTACGGACGAGGGCTGCCCAAAGATCGACAGATGCATTCAGTGTTTCCTGATCCCTCTCGACAAGGATGTTTTGGAAGATTAAACGCAGAATCCTACCGCCAAGCCATCCTTGCGTTGTGTCGCCTCCGAGCTTGGCGAAGGTCATCAAAGCCTTGAGGACAGCAAGCCTGACAGAGGTAATGGTATGACGAAGGAAGGGGTAAAGCCTCGGGACAAGGAGTGTAAACGACCGCTCCTCATCGTGCGACGCCGAGTGCTTCATGGTTTCCAAGACTTCTGGGAAACTGCAAAGAGTCGCCAAGAGGTCCATGATCTTGCCTGTGGACGCACTGAGATCGTCGCCAAGGTTAGAGAGACTTTCCCAAACGATGTTGATGAGATCAGGAAGGGCATCCGAGCGCATCTTAACAAACTCCTTGGCCATGGGTATCAGGGTCGCCGCGCTGACCGAGCGAACATCGTCGTCCTGGTTGGCCAATCCTTCCATGACAGCAAGAATAACGCCATCAATCATGGCGGTATCCTGCAGGAGCAGGTCCTTCCTCACAGCAACAACATAACGAAGGCCAATCATGCCGCCGTGGCAAATGGCCCACTCATGGTGGTTGAGCTGAAGATCTTTCTGCATCACCATGCGGAACAGCAGTTCGTAAATAGCATGGACCGTTGCCGGAGGGCAATGACGAAGGACGGATCCAAGTGTCTGGCCGACGGTCTCACGAATAGGTGCCACAGAGGTATCAGAACTATAATCTGTGAACCTGTCAAGCATCAAAACGCAGCATAGGCGACAAGCGAGGTCATCCAGCCACTTCCGATTGAGCTCGTTGTTCTCTGATCGAGACTTGGCCATCAATCTTCCCGCGCCAGCGCCATGGACCCTGATGACCTCGCGCAAGCCCATGGCAGCGCCATGACGAGTTTCCCACTGAGGATCAAACAGGTCGACCTTGAGGAAATCGCAGAGACGTTCGTATGGCCATTCAACCCCTTCCAAGTTGTCGTCGGCCTCAATCTCGGACTTGATGGGGATAATGGGCCCCTTGTATTCGCTGACAACCTTAGTGTCCTCTTCAATATCAGCGGGCCTATCGAGGCTGAAATAGTCATTCATCTTGCCGCCCTTGGAGTCGGCATCCACCATCGGCGTGTCATCAAAGCCCTCCGAGCCGGCGGTTGTGTTTCGGCGCAAGGAGAGGTCACCGAAGCCGCTCTTGCCCTGAGCAGCCTTCTGagcctccttcttccgcttTCGCTTGAGAACATTGAGCTGTCGTGCACTAAGCCCGGCCGTCTCACCGTTCTGAGTTTGGGCGGAACCGACACTGTCATGACGGCCGAAGCCATTAGCTGCAGCTGGATCGAGAGGGGTCGCAGGGCTGAGGATGGCGTCGTTAATGACGGGTATTTCTTCATCCTTAAACTCACGTCCAAGGAGACCCAGACGGCCGTTGAGCGTTCTTTTCTGATGGTTCAGCCGACTCTGTGGATCGAGAGCTGCAAGGCCCCAATCGCTTTTGTCGCCAATTCTGAGCAAGGACCTTCCGTACTTGAGAATGTTGATAACGTCCAGAGTCATAAGACTGAACTGCTCCTCCTCACTAAGAGAGAGCTTTGGGGGGCCCTCTTCTTTCTTGATGAAGCTATTGCTATCTTCATCTTTCATCGCCGCGTCGGGTTCCTCGTCCGCATTGGGATCATACTGCGGTGCATTTTCGATGATTTTGCCTATAGCCTTGGCAGCAGTTGATCTGGTTTCCCAGTCTTTGTGGCGCAAGTAGGGGACAACCCGAGAGAGTAGATTGAAAAGCTCATCGGGGTGTTCCTTTTGCCATGTGGCGAGCTGATCTACGGCAGCATCCCGAATCAGGCGAGTACTGCCCGTCTCGATAAGCCTACACGTGGAAATTGTTAGTCAAGTGTccaggaaagaaaaaaaacacaaatCTCCAGAAAGTACAGAGTACTTACGTGACAAGGCGATCTAGCCGAGACGCCATCTCTTGTTCATGTCAGTAGACTGTGTTAATGTGATTAATAAGGGGTAATGGCCATGGCACTGCAAgatagttagtattataccctTCCAGCTTTGTCTAATCTTGGGATGGCGGAGCAGATTTGGAGGTTTTCTTGAAGTGTGCAAGGAGAGTTGAAAGACGAGGCAAGGGgtgagggggaggagaacaATCAGGGGTAGTGGAACAAGAACGacaacaaaacaacaagAGATGTTGACGAGGTGAACCCCCTGCCAAGACCCGAGAGGTGACTTGAGAGGGTTAGGGCAGATGCAGTCCACTCGATAATGAACCTCAAGGCCTCATGTGGTAATAAGGATTACAGAACACTGGTTCTGAACTCAAGTGATGTTACAGGAGGAGTGAGGCAAAAATGTGATGAGGTGTAAGGTGTACGGTATGTGAACATACCTTGGGAAGATCCACAGATATGGCAAAGCTGTAGTCCCAAATACACACACAAGGTTCACTCTCTTGTATGCGACGTGGgcggctgtggtggtggggttgagagaagaaaaagaagtttCTACCAGAAGATCTAGGTAATATCAGGTTTTAGCCATTTGCGCCACATTGCTGGATCTGATCCCACAGTTGACGCATTGTGTGTGATGGTCCATGGTCATCGCCAAAGAAGCAAACAGAATGACAGGATGGGCAGTGTGAGAAGtgcaaagaaggaagggaattGGATGGCATGACTCAAGCCAGACAGCGAGTGTGTTGAAGGGGCCagtaacaataacaacactTGCTGCTGCGAGAAGCCAAAGGTAGAGAGATgactgtggtggtgatggtggtggtggtgatggtcgtGGTGATGAGATGATATGTGGGAGGAAAGAATGAAATATCAAGGTCAAGACTCACCGTCCAATGAATGGCTCAAGGTGAGCaaggtgtggtggtgggtgtcCCCGTTCAGCCAAAGGGAAGCAAGTCTCTTTAGTATGCAAGCCAACCAAGGTCGCCGGTACCTTGCGCTAgacaaacacacacacacgcacacacgcACCACACAACTGGAAGAACACACACGGTGCAACGGTGACTACTAGCGGCCGCCTAAGCTGGTCCGTGTGGTCCGTGTGGTCCGTGGAATTTTGGCGGGGGACGCAGTATCGAAGTAATATGTATGGAGGGGTCTGGACCAGGCGGTCAACTCCCGGTCTCGGCGTCTTGAAATACAAAAAAAGCAAGTAGCCAAGTATCGGAAGGTGGTGACGTTgaagggcaggcaggcaggcaggcaggcaatTCGCAATGTGCGCTGCCTCTCTCAGGTGCTGTGCTTGTGCCTGTTCTGTTCAGTCACGGTGTCGCCCGGATTGGTGCTTGGTTGGAGTAGGTAACAGAGACGTCGGTCGGGTCGTGCACGTGCGGGCAGCAGGGCAGCAGGGCGCAGGTTGTAGTAGTAGGGCGTCGGATGGGCGATGGCGGGCAGTGGGAGGTTCGGGTGGAGGGCAGCGGCCTGTCTATAAAGAATATTggttagtaaatttatagacAAGCCGGCACTTCCCAACGTTCCTCCCTTCTCAAATTTTAGCGCGATCCACGTCCGCCCATCGTACCCCTGCCATCCATGCGCCTCCCCAATTGCACCTCTTCGCCCCCAGTCAAGTGCGGCCCACCGCGGCCCCTGATTGGCTGTCTGCTCTCACGCCCCAGTTCGTTTCTCCAGttaagaaggaaggagtgcTTTTGCTTTGAGCTTCATCACGTTTTGCCCTGAGCTTTGCCCTGTGGCCCTGCCATGTTTGGCCGTGGTGCACGGTCGAAAGGGCTTTTGCATTCTCGAACTTGACTTTTgattcttttcccttttccctttcatTTCCTCACACGTCTGCCCAGTCCACCTCATCCATTCACTATGCTAACAGTAGGCTTCTATAAGTCGTTGCTGGAATTCCACCATCTCACCTATTGGCAAATTTCACCAGCTGAATGCACTTGGAGTCAAGTCGGATGACGGAGATGCGTTGCAAgttgcctgcctgccttaACTCTTCGGGATAAAGCCCAGTGCGACCCAATGACGAATAGCCGGCAGAAAGGCTGCGCTGCAAAACACAGGAGACATAGGGCCTACGTCTGGCCCACCTAAGTGATCACTCCGCCATCACGGTCCGAGGCCTGGGCTGCCTACTTAGCTCTACAGCCGGAGTGGATGTCTTCCAGAACTCCCGCTCGGTCCAGTCACATATCGGAAGTCGTACACTTTTGTTTGCGTCCGGAAGTACTCCGGCCCTCGACCTCCCGTCCGTTTCCGGACCTGGGCTTGATATGACGACTCCCGATGACTGTCTTGACCTCACCTTTCCCGAGAAAGCCGACCTTTGTCCACGGGGTAAGCAGTCAAGTGCTGGTAAGCTTCTTGCTTCCCCCGCGCATCCAGGACTGGGCTCGTCTCGGTCTCGGCTTGGGTCAGCTGCAGAGCAACCTACGTAGtggtaggtataaatatataaacccAGACCCCCGGGTCGGCTCGACCCGTCACTTTGCACATATGTTACTGTCCTGTGCAGGGTCACGATATCAAATGTGAGCACTCCACTTCGTACAGTCACTGTTCGTGGGGAAGCCATGGAAACAAGATCATCTATCTACCCGCGTCGGCTCGCTGTTGTCGATACTCGAAGATGTGCACAACCTTATAAAAAGTTTGTCTAGCTGTCATGGCGCGGCGCGAAACGAAAAAGAAGCCATGATGCGGTACACGGTAGTGCAGCATAAGCAAGCTGGCGACGCACCCCATGGTCCATCATCTGTCAAGCGTGTGCCTGATCCGTATCAAAGAGAGGCTTCGGCCGGCTTCTTGCTGTGAGACTCCGAAATCAGGAAAGCCGTATGATTGGGGATATCTCGGTACTGTGCCCTTGTTGGTGACTGTCTCGCCCGTCATGCATTCAGTTCGGATgttgccgccgtcgccgccatCTTGtgaccaacaacaccaaggtACTCGGGAAGCAACCTCAAATCGCAGAGCGGTAACGAGGGCACACCTGATGGCTTGTAGAGTTTGTAACAAAGGTTGTTTGGCGATGATAATCTCAACACCTTGCCTTGTATGTCCAAAAAGAGGTTGAAGTCAGACATTTCGATGCAGGTGTATACGCGTGTACTGGTCGAATGGCACAAGGTGTGTACgtacaggtaggtatgtacgcAGTAGAGTAATCACGGACAATCTCGACGCGGGATCTGCGACACAGGAGCCATTCAAGATCAACAACGACTtgctccctttcccttttcagCGATGTTGAGAGTATCCGTCTAGAACCAGACGGTTCTCGAATAGATTACTGACCAACTCGACCTATAGATCGAGAAAGGCAGCATCCAGGGCACATGGGCGGTTACTATGAGGTCTTTGTGAGGTTGCCGCGCCGCAGGGACAGTGGAGCAAGCTAAAAACAATTAGGTTCCCGTCAAGTGGGGCGTGGGAACGTCCACTGATCATTTCAAAGTCTGGGGTCCCTTGCTGCTCCCCATTCGGGCACCATTTCGGTCCCAGGCGAGAGCCACCAGAGAGAGTCGAAAGCCTCGAACAGATTTTTCTCGTCAGTCTCTCTATTGGAACCCCAACTCCAGACGAGAAAATGCGGGACGTTGGATGTCTCCATTCACGAAAATGACGATTGGTTGTCCTGAGAATGGAGGGCGGAAAACGGACACTTGTTCCGAATATGTCGTACACTAGATGGAGACAACAAATAAACTCGCCGGGCGTTGGAGGAGCAACCCAGACTACCATAGGTCCCAGATATCAACTACTGCGTACACCAGGTGTGAACATGTGGATGTCCTTGGTTCTCCTGTCTCTATCGCCGTATGTTGGAACTTGGCACCATCTACACAAGCTGTATGGGATCCATCATGTACAGCAATTTATCGAGGTGTTGATTTTGTGGTGTTGCTACTACTGCTCCATCATCACAAGCCGAGACAGTAGGTACTGTAGCATCAAGCGCACTAGGGGCTCTGACGGATGCAGCTACTGCCAATCTGCCACGCGTCTGTCGCGACACTGGCAACTGAACTGAGAGCTGAAATACATACATGGCTCGAGGCTCAACAGTCCCAATCACCCCAGTTCATGGACTGTCTTGTGCTTCGATTCTGATGACAGTTCTGTGTTTTGAAAGCCTATCACGTAAAGCTACCAAGCCACGTCGCGCGAATGGAGGTTTTGAATCCTGAAAGAGCTTTGCTCCAGTTCCTTCCCGTCATCCTTCCTACGTTTCGCAATATCACCGAATCCATCAAGCTGCTTTAGGTGGGAACATTCCCAGCCCAGCCTGCTGCTTGGTCAGAGCACGTGATTGGTCTGGGCGCTTTGTTCTACCGCCATAGTCACAATGGCCCGAGCGCCTTTTGGAGAGCTCACTCCCGCGCTGCGACTCTGGCCCTGGTGCCGCCCGCTGTCGGTGCTTGCCTGCGGGAAAGAAGTGTGGAAATCCCCTGCAAGAGGGGAGAGCGCGCGACAGGACAGGGGAACCGCCCGGCGAGACGCGTTGAAAGTGAATTATGTACTACTCCAGGTACATGTTCATAGCGGAAGTTCTTCGGTATCGTCACCCGCCAGCGGCCAAcacgcccccccccccccccccgtcCCAGGTCTTTCCATATTCGCGCTCGTGTCAGGTGTGAATTGTGTCCAGAAGCGGAACTTGATCAATCACAGTTTCCTCCCACATCGCGACAATTGGAAAGGGTCGACGACTCCGGCATTCTCAACGACGACGCTCTTTCGCGCCCCGCGACCGATGGATGCGAACCAAACGATGCAAATAGAGACGATCCGATTCCCACTCTTGACAACCTCCGAGCTCTCGACCTGAACTCTGTACCTTACCCTTGTTGCGCAGAGTGATGCGCGCAGCTGTCTACATAGTCTACTAGCTATACTAGTCTATTGTTGTATTCCCATTGGTCTATATTCCATCCCACTTCAGCGTCTCTTCAACATCAAAGTAGCTGCCGCCGCGCTGTCGTCCagttgacgacgacaacaccgCAACCATGCACATCAAACAGATTATTATCCAGGGCTTCAAAAGGTGCGTCGCATGCTTGTCTACTATGGCTCTACGTCAACGTCAGTCCTTCGTTTTGGGTGTGGCGCGCGCCTGGCGCATGCAACCAGGTTGAAGCCGGTGCTGACTTCTGACACTTCCACGACCAGCTACAAGGAGCAAACCGTAATCGAACCCTTTTCCCCCGGTACCAATGTTATTGTTGGTCGCAACGGTTCAGGCAAGAGCAACTTCTTCGCCGCCATCCGATTCGTCCTCAGCGATGCCTACACCAACATGAGTCGCGAAGAGCGCCAGGCCCTGCTTCACGAGGGTTCGGGCTCGGCCGTCATGTCGGCATACGTCGAGATCATCTTCGACAACACCGATAAGCGTTTCAGCGAACCCGGCGACGAGGTCGTCATCAGGAGGACGATCGGTCTCAAGAAGGACGAATATTCAGTCGACAAGAAGGTGCAGACTCGTGCCGATGTCCTCAAGATTCTGGAAACGGCCGGCTTCGCCAAGGAAAACCCCTTCTACATCGTTCCCCAAGGTCGTGTCGcagccatcaccaacatgaAGGAGAACGAAAGACTCAACCTGCTCAAGGAAATTGCCGGTACCAACCTTTACGACGACAGGCGCATACAGTCGCTGAAGATTATGGCCGAGACAAATAGCAAGCGCGAGAAGATCGACGAGTTGCTCGAGTACATCAAGGAGCGTCTTAGTgaactggaggaggagaaggacgaaCTCCGCGACTTCCAAGAAAAGGACCGCGAACGCAGGTGTCTCGAGTACGCCCACTGGCACCGCCTACAGgagaccaacaacaacactctGGAGCAGATCGAAGAGGTGCGGCAGGGAGGTGCTGGCGCAACGACTAAGGACCGGGTCCAACTCCAGAAAACGGAAAAGGAAATTGCTGCCCTCGACCACAAGTTCCAGGAGCTGAAGCAGACTCTTGAGCTCCTGGCCATCGAACGGCGCCAGTTGGATGAGGACAGGAAAGACACCGCGCGTTCGCAGGCAAAGGCAGAGCTGAAGCTGAAGGATCTCGACGAGACACGGCATTCGCGCGAGAAggcccagcagcaacaggaaGCGGAGCTGAACGAGGTCAGGCGAAGGATCCAGGCTGCCGAGTCAGAGCTTGCCAAAATCACACCAGACTACGagaaatggaagaaggaggaggaagaagtggcGGCCGCAAGGGATCTGGCGGCCACTGGTCGTACCAGGTTGCTGACGAAGCAGACGCGAAGCTCCCAATTCAGGACAAAGGCCGAGCGCGATGCTTTCCTGAAGAGCGAGATCGAGGAGACGACCATGCAGCTTGCGAACCAGCGGGCCAATGAGATGGATGCGAAGGAACAGGTCACGCTGGTCGAGAACTCGATCAAGCAACTAGAGAAGGAGATCCAAAACATCCGTGACAGGCTCGAAGGATACGGTGAGGACCGGTCATCAATCGCCGAGAAGCTGACCAAGGCTCAGGAGGCCAGGGAACACTTGTACGAAGAGCGAAAGAGACTGCGTCGTGAGGAGGACAAGCTCAGTTCTTTGCTTGCGAATACCCGTGCAGATAGAGACAACGCGGAGGCGGACCTCTCACATGCCATGGATTCGGCGACAGCTAGGGGTCTAGCAGCGATCAGACGCCTCAAAAGAGAGCGGGATATTCCCGGTGCCTATGGTACTCTGGCAGAGCTTATGAACGTGCCAGTAGACGCTTACAGGTTGCCGGTCGAACAGGTGGCGGGTAACAGCCTTTTCCACTATGTCGTCGACAACGAAAAAACGGGCACTATGCTGTCCGAGTATCTCCACAAGAACTATGGCGGTCGTGTCACATTTATGCCGCTTGAGCAACTACGGCCAAGGCAGGTGAAGATGCCAAGGGCCTCGGACGCCCAGCCACTTATCAGCAAAATTGAGTTTGACCCGATATACGAAAAGGCATTCCAGCAGGTCTTTGGGCGCACAATTGTCTGCCCCAACTTGTCGATAGCCTCTCAGTATGCACGCACACACGGTGTGGATGCCATCACCCCTGAA
Proteins encoded in this region:
- a CDS encoding chromosome segregation protein SudA gives rise to the protein MHIKQIIIQGFKSYKEQTVIEPFSPGTNVIVGRNGSGKSNFFAAIRFVLSDAYTNMSREERQALLHEGSGSAVMSAYVEIIFDNTDKRFSEPGDEVVIRRTIGLKKDEYSVDKKVQTRADVLKILETAGFAKENPFYIVPQGRVAAITNMKENERLNLLKEIAGTNLYDDRRIQSLKIMAETNSKREKIDELLEYIKERLSELEEEKDELRDFQEKDRERRCLEYAHWHRLQETNNNTLEQIEEVRQGGAGATTKDRVQLQKTEKEIAALDHKFQELKQTLELLAIERRQLDEDRKDTARSQAKAELKLKDLDETRHSREKAQQQQEAELNEVRRRIQAAESELAKITPDYEKWKKEEEEVAAARDLAATGRTRLLTKQTRSSQFRTKAERDAFLKSEIEETTMQLANQRANEMDAKEQVTLVENSIKQLEKEIQNIRDRLEGYGEDRSSIAEKLTKAQEAREHLYEERKRLRREEDKLSSLLANTRADRDNAEADLSHAMDSATARGLAAIRRLKRERDIPGAYGTLAELMNVPVDAYRLPVEQVAGNSLFHYVVDNEKTGTMLSEYLHKNYGGRVTFMPLEQLRPRQVKMPRASDAQPLISKIEFDPIYEKAFQQVFGRTIVCPNLSIASQYARTHGVDAITPEGDTTNKRGAMTGGFVDARRSRLEAVRRLEELRELYEQQLEDLDRIKKEDEILEQKITSANGEERKLDQQLRQFESGFDPLKVDLRTKQLQLERERRHLEDAKMRWAAIEKNLKEFDENLTAYRAEMASEFKKALSAAEERQLEEFGAEEHRLQMQLKEISKKRLELEGRKKSLETELRAHLRPQEDQLRSQAFENSATGGSGSFKDAQKELKKLKKAAAEVDRQLQENEEKTEGIAAEIAELEAHKAQKEQEQQELQKRIDQYQKKLEKNSQTKARLLQQAAEYAKNIRDLGILPEEAFGKYEKMKSEQIETRLRKVNEALKKYKHINKKAFDQYNNFTTQREQLLKRRKELDTSQKSIEELIQHLDHAKDEAIERTFKQVSREFSTIFEKLVPAGHGRLVIQRKAAGSKNRNPEDSDEDGPSSAKGVESYSGVGISVSFNSKVMDEQQKIQQLSGGQKSLCALCLIFALQAAESSPFVIFDEVDANLDAQYRTAVAALLDSISKTQKTQFICTTFRPEIVLVADKCYGVTFHNKTSTIDCVPTEDALNFVEGQVSGK